From Zerene cesonia ecotype Mississippi chromosome 13, Zerene_cesonia_1.1, whole genome shotgun sequence, the proteins below share one genomic window:
- the LOC119831125 gene encoding uncharacterized protein LOC119831125, which translates to MTVQMSPSLEGIMFNRNANLSARRPLLAEPQKPIVVPPRAPPRDYGPQRPYPAPRTLTNENSYENRMDYWKPSNVELERRLQESRAREKVSYFQDKVTPPELSLDRREAELVFRFDPQASAEYLTNQYSAPVVQYAKPSVPANGFTNRLPERDGPFVFGVHSPSQFPISRRDDDDYDYSEVAEENNRAVIRDDDSGDLNCCDKMNEWTVRDKKGKRTLNRMFQIKDRRKVKCGKKEKIKCVLVGDGAVGKSSLIAAYAQDTFREEYQPTAYDTFNGKF; encoded by the coding sequence ATGACAGTGCAAATGTCTCCCAGCTTAGAAGGGATCATGTTTAACAGGAACGCGAACTTGTCAGCGCGCCGGCCGTTGCTCGCGGAACCGCAAAAGCCTATTGTCGTTCCACCTCGAGCACCGCCTCGAGATTATGGTCCACAAAGGCCTTATCCCGCACCAAGAACTTTAACGAATGAAAATTCATACGAAAATCGAATGGACTATTGGAAACCTTCAAATGTCGAACTCGAAAGACGATTGCAAGAGAGTCGCGCTCGTGAAAAGGTCAGTTACTTTCAAGACAAAGTGACTCCACCAGAATTGAGTTTGGATCGCAGAGAAGCAGAACTAGTTTTTAGATTTGATCCTCAAGCCTCAGCCGAATATTTAACTAACCAATATAGTGCGCCTGTAGTGCAGTATGCAAAACCGTCGGTGCCAGCCAACGGGTTTACTAACCGTTTACCGGAGCGAGACGGACCTTTTGTGTTCGGAGTTCATAGTCCAAGTCAATTCCCTATTTCGCGGCGGGATGATGACGACTACGATTATTCTGAAGTAGCGGAAGAAAACAATCGCGCTGTGATACGAGACGATGATTCTGGAGATTTGAATTGCTGTGATAAAATGAACGAGTGGACTGTCCGTGACAAAAAGGGTAAACGGACTTTAAATAGGatgtttcaaattaaagaTAGAAGGAAAGTGAAATGTGGTAAGAAGGAGAAGATAAAGTGTGTGTTAGTTGGTGATGGAGCTGTGGGAAAGAGCTCTTTGATAGCAGCATATGCTCAGGATACGTTTAGAGAAGAATATCAGCCAACAGCCTACGACACATTCAATGGTAAGTTTTAA
- the LOC119831382 gene encoding guanine nucleotide-binding protein-like 3 homolog: MAKFKLKKPSKRQPARLRYKIEKKVKEHNRKVKKEAKKNPKSKKAKPIQIPNECPFKEDILKEVEAVKKHKEEERQKRRELAKLEKQKRQEEKKGTNMDMDTLVANAEARGKVHEAFKGNDNETDDGIGKDRQQENSLKTYYREFKKVITEAEVILEVVDARDPLGTRCTQVEEAVRESGKRLVLVLNKADLVPRDNLTAWLKYLRRTAPAVPFKASTQDQQHNLGRKKMKHIVKEKEMKGSACVGAELLMSLLGNYCRNKGIKTSITVGVVGLPNVGKSSIINSLNRSRACNVGSTPGVTKQMQTVQLDSKIKILDSPGIVFHSGSESDATVALKNAIRVGALKDPVTPANAILQRANKHTLVALYCIPEFSTPQEFYASLASRMGRYKKGGVPDQEAAARILLNDWNTGKVRYFTEPPETPASEVHVDAKIVTSLAQDFDINSFEAMETEAINALNSQPSDDAIKISSTGPVSAMDEMQIDEEAGLLSKTVNIRPKLDKTGRNAEKAKNDPEMLIEGNTKQNKLRKIQFKKDKKKKAKNEKKAVQLADVLETVTLTSFKKDDYSFKEDFSL; this comes from the exons ATGGCAAAATTTAAACTaa AGAAACCTTCTAAGCGTCAGCCAGCGCGTCTTCGTTACAAAATAGAGAAAAAAGTTAAAGAACACAACagaaaagttaaaaaagaGGCAAAAAAGAATCCAAAATCTAAGAAAGCCAAGCCGATTCAGATTCCTAATGAATGTCCATTCAAGgaagatattttaaaggaaGTGGAAGCTGTTAAGAAGCACAAGGAAGAAGAAAGGCAGAAGAGAAGGGAACTAGCTAAACTTGAAAAACAGAAAAGACAAGAAGAAAAGAAAGGAACAAACATGGATATGGATACACTA gtAGCAAATGCGGAAGCCAGAGGGAAAGTTCACGAAGCATTCAAGGGGAATGACAATGAAACTGATGATGGAATCGGTAAGGACAGACAGCAAGAAAACTCATTGAAGACTTACTATAGAGAATTTAAGAAGGTTATAACAGAGGCTGAGGTGATTTTAGAAGTGGTGGATGCGAGAGACCCCTTGG gtACCCGTTGTACTCAGGTGGAAGAAGCAGTACGGGAGTCTGGGAAACGCCttgttttagtattaaataaagcagACTTAGTGCCTCGTGATAATCTAACAGCTTGGTTAAAGTATCTTCGAAGAACAGCCCCTGCAGTGCCATTCAAGGCGTCCACTCAAGACCAGCAACACAACCTTGGTAGAAAGAAGATGAAGCACATTGTGAAAGAGAAAGAGATGAAAG gATCTGCCTGTGTTGGCGCAGAGTTACTAATGAGTCTTCTTGGCAACTACTGTAGAAACAAAGGTATCAAGACATCCATAACTGTGGGTGTTGTTGGTCTGCCTAATGTTGGCAAGAGTTCGATCATCAACAGCTTGAACAGATCTCGCGCCTGCAATGTTGGTAGCACACCTGGAGTTACCAA ACAAATGCAAACCGTACAGCTGGACTCGAAGATCAAGATCCTGGACAGTCCGGGAATAGTGTTCCATTCAGGATCCGAGAGTGATGCAACAGTGGCTTTAAAGAATGCCATTCGGGTGGGAGCTTTGAAAGATCCCGTGACACCTGCGAACGCGATCCTGCAGCGCGCCAATAAGCACACGCTTGTGGCTCTGTATTGTATTCCCGAGTTTAGCACACCGCAA GAATTCTACGCAAGTCTCGCGTCAAGAATGGGGCGTTACAAAAAGGGAGGTGTGCCCGACCAAGAGGCCGCTGCAAGAATATTGCTTAATGATTGGAACACTGGGAAG GTCCGCTATTTCACTGAGCCTCCAGAGACACCAGCGTCTGAAGTGCATGTAGACGCTAAAATCGTGACGTCATTGGCACAAGATTTCGACATTAATTCCTTTGAAGCGATGGAAACTGAAGCCATTAATGCACTGAATAGTCAACCTAGTGACGATGCTATTAaa ATATCTAGCACGGGTCCAGTATCAGCTATGGATGAAATGCAAATTGATGAAGAAGCTGGATTACTATCAAAAACGGTCAATATTCGACCAAAACTAGACAAGACAGGGAGGAATGCGGAGAAGGCGAAAAACGACCCTGAAATGCTCATAGAAGGCAAcactaaacaaaataaactaagGAAAATCCAATTTAAGAAGGATAAGAAGAAAAAGGCGAAAAATGAGAAGAAAGCGGTGCAATTGGCTGATGTTTTAGAAACTGTCACTTTGACGTCTTTTAAGAAAGATGACTACAGTTTTAAGGAAGATTTCTCATTGTAG